A window of Phyllopteryx taeniolatus isolate TA_2022b chromosome 19, UOR_Ptae_1.2, whole genome shotgun sequence contains these coding sequences:
- the zranb1a gene encoding ubiquitin thioesterase ZRANB1: MTDQREKWACDYCTYENWPSAAKCTMCRAHRSRGPIITEDPYKSGPDSDPPSRQWDPLASEGGSGGLLICPDSSARPRVRPAGVAEMAAKWSCHMCTFLNWPRAVRCTQCLCRRPKSGSAAESPHVSGCRPAPPRCPVDPCEEYNDRNRLDTHRRYWMCSSCAYQNSPKTLKCVVCERPEAIELAAPSAERDRARRRGDASTGPGPLGQRRSPPLAEREDNVQTDFQRIEPAAGGVSGKGEHEMDFKKLKQIRNRMRKTDWLFLSACAGVVEGDLATVEAYKSSGGDIARQLTADEVQLLNRASAFDVGFTLVHLAIRFQRQDMLAVLLTEVNQQAAKCIPSMVCPELTEQIRREIAASLHQRKGDFACYFLSDLVTFTLPADIEDLPPSVQEKLFDEVLDRDVQKELEEDSPVINWSMELGTRLDSRLYALWNRTAGDCLLDSVLQATWGIHDKDSVLRKTLHDSLHDCSHWFYTRWKEWESWYSQSFGLHFSLREEQWQEDWAFILSLASQPGASLEQTHIFVLAHILRRPIIVYGVKYYKSFRGETLGYTRFQGVYLPLLWEQSFCWKSPIALGYTRGHFSALVAMENDGYGDNRGAGANLDTDDDVTVTFLPLVDSERKLLHIHFLSAQETGNEEQQEKLLRSWLECSVTDGGMLAAVQKSSRRRHHPLVTQMLEKWLDTYRQMRPRAALSDGEDDDDDDE; this comes from the exons ATGACGGACCAGAGGGAGAAATGGGCCTGCGACTACTGCACCTACGAGAACTGGCCCTCTGCCGCCAAGTGCACGATGTGCCGCGCTCACAGGTCCCGGGGTCCCATCATCACGGAGGACCCGTACAAGAGCGGACCCGACTCGGACCCGCCGAGCCGCCAGTGGGACCCCCTCGCCAGCGAGGGGGGCAGCGGCGGCCTCCTCATCTGTCCTGACTCCAGCGCCAGGCCCCGCGTCCGCCCGGCCGGCGTGGCGGAGATGGCCGCCAAGTGGTCGTGCCACATGTGCACCTTCCTGAACTGGCCCCGAGCCGTCCGCTGCACGCAGTGTCTGTGCCGGCGCCCCAAAAGCGGAAGCGCCGCCGAATCGCCGCACGTGTCCGGCTGCCGCCCGGCGCCGCCCCGCTGCCCCGTGGACCCGTGCGAGGAGTACAACGACCGCAACCGCCTCGACACCCACCGCCGCTACTGGATGTGCTCGTCGTGCGCTTACCAGAACTCGCCCAAAACGCTCAAGTGCGTGGTGTGCGAGCGCCCGGAGGCCATCGAGCTGGCCGCCCCGTCCGCCGAGCGGGACCGGGCGAGGCGGCGGGGCGACGCCAGCACCGGCCCGGGTCCTCTCGGCCAGCGGAGGTCGCCTCCTCTGGCCGAGAGGGAGGACAACGTCCAAACGGACTTCCAGAGGATCGAGCCGGCGGCGGGAGGCGTGAGCGGCAAGGGCGAGCACGAGATGGACTTCAAGAAGCTCAAGCAGATACGAAACAGGATGAGGAAAACGGACTGGTTGTTTCTCAGCGCTTGTGCCG GCGTGGTGGAAGGGGACCTGGCGACTGTAGAAGCCTACAAGTCGTCGGGCGGCGACATCGCGCGGCAGCTGACCGCCGACGAGGTGCAGCTGCTCAACCGGGCGTCGGCGTTCGACGTGGGCTTCACGCTGGTGCACCTGGCCATTCGCTTCCAGAGGCAGGACATGCTCGCCGTCCTCCTCACCGAG GTGAATCAGCAGGCGGCCAAGTGCATCCCGTCCATGGTGTGTCCCGAGCTGACGGAGCAGATCCGCCGGGAGATCGCCGCGTCGCTGCATCAGCGCAAAGGCGACTTCGCCTGCTACTTCCTCAGCGATCTGGTCACCTTCACGCTGCCCGCCG ATATCGAAGACCTGCCTCCCTCCGTCCAGGAGAAACTGTTTGACGAGGTTTTAGATCGGGATGTGCAGAAAG AGCTGGAGGAAGACTCGCCGGTCATCAACTGGTCCATGGAGCTGGGCACGCGTCTGGACAGCCGCCTGTACGCGCTGTGGAACCGCACGGCCGGGGACTGCCTGCTGGACTCGGTGCTGCAGGCCACTTGGGGCATCCACGACAAGGACTCGGTCTTGCGCAAGACGCTCCACGACAGCCTGCACGACTGCTCGCACTG gtttTACACTCGGTGGAAGGAGTGGGAGTCATGGTACTCGCAAAGCTTCGGTCTTCACTTCTCTCTGCGGGAAGAGCAGTGGCAGGAGGATTGGGCCTTCATCTTGTCTCTGGCCAGCCAG CCCGGGGCGAGCCTGGAGCAGACCCACATTTTCGTGCTGGCGCACATCCTCCGCAGGCCGATCATCGTCTACGGCGTGAAATACTACAAAAGTTTCCGAGGAGAGACGTTAGGGTACACCAGATTTCAAG GCGTGTACCTGCCGCTGCTGTGGGAGCAGAGCTTCTGCTGGAAGAGCCCGATCGCGCTGGGCTACACGCGCGGCCACTTCTCGGCCCTGgtggccatggagaacgacggCTACGGCGACAATCGCGGCGCGGGCGCCAACCTCGACACGGACGACGACGTCACCGTCACCTTCCTGCCGCTGGTGGACAGCGAGCGCAAGCTCCTGCACATCCACTTCCTGTCTGCGCAAGAG ACGGGCAACGAGGAGCAGCAGGAGAAGCTTCTGCGCTCGTGGCTGGAGTGCAGCGTGACGGACGGCGGCATGCTGGCCGCCGTGCAGAAGAGCTCACGCCGCCGCCACCACCCGCTGGTCACGCAGATGCTGGAGAAGTGGCTGGACACGTACCGGCAGATGCGACCGCGCGCCGCGCTCTCCGACggcgaggacgacgacgacgacgacgagtga